The following coding sequences are from one uncultured Desulfobacter sp. window:
- a CDS encoding lactate utilization protein: MQTHTNETQFINDIRAALGIRGNNTESRKKEIFTDPAQPTEEQKALLDTIGVRQHKDQMALFDRLAKEAAPLNLKVIPMKNEAEVAKAIAQLVVDTTPEWGDQKSVVQWDHPMIKKLGLESALKDQDVPVYTAAFDGSETNEDQKKVKRDQIREQVTQSYIGVTSADFCLADTATLVMRSRPAEARSVSLLPSIHVAVIKKEQILYSLKELYALLKYDPDTRGEGLPHHMVMISGPSKTADIELVMVHGAHGPRALYLYVITGE; this comes from the coding sequence ATGCAGACCCATACCAATGAAACCCAGTTTATAAATGATATTCGTGCCGCTTTAGGCATCCGTGGCAATAATACGGAGTCCCGGAAAAAAGAAATTTTTACTGATCCTGCACAGCCAACCGAAGAACAGAAAGCATTGCTTGACACCATTGGCGTAAGACAGCACAAAGATCAGATGGCCCTGTTTGACAGGCTGGCAAAGGAAGCTGCGCCCTTGAACCTTAAGGTCATCCCCATGAAAAATGAGGCTGAGGTCGCCAAGGCCATTGCTCAATTGGTGGTGGACACCACACCCGAGTGGGGAGATCAAAAAAGCGTGGTACAGTGGGATCACCCAATGATCAAAAAACTGGGCCTGGAATCAGCACTCAAAGATCAGGATGTTCCTGTGTATACGGCAGCATTTGACGGCAGTGAGACCAACGAAGATCAGAAAAAAGTAAAACGGGATCAGATTCGGGAACAGGTCACACAGTCATACATCGGCGTCACCTCTGCTGATTTCTGCCTGGCCGACACCGCCACCCTGGTGATGCGTTCCCGTCCGGCCGAAGCCCGCTCCGTATCGCTTCTACCCTCCATTCACGTGGCGGTGATCAAAAAAGAGCAGATTCTGTATAGCCTCAAAGAACTGTACGCATTGCTTAAATATGATCCGGATACCCGGGGTGAAGGACTTCCCCATCACATGGTCATGATTTCAGGCCCCAGCAAGACCGCAGATATTGAACTTGTAATGGTTCACGGCGCCCATGGACCACGGGCACTTTATCTCTACGTGATCACTGGGGAGTAA
- a CDS encoding XRE family transcriptional regulator, whose product MDEKSISESIKSLRIMRQLTLQDLADRTGLTKGYLSKVERSKKAPPYSTLSKIAAGLDIELTSLLSGDASGVKDVHLFLSRKKNRALIQETDLFAGYDYEPLAEGKPGKNMEPFIIHAPFDINRTYTHEGEENIYVLGGKLEFHYGDDVHILNAGDNIYFDSIVPHVGKSLGRSKAKLMVVIYFYKRNRQGY is encoded by the coding sequence ATGGATGAAAAAAGCATATCTGAAAGCATAAAAAGTCTGAGAATAATGCGGCAACTGACCCTCCAGGATTTGGCAGACCGCACCGGTTTGACCAAGGGCTACCTGTCCAAGGTGGAGCGGTCAAAAAAAGCGCCGCCCTACTCCACCTTGAGCAAAATTGCTGCGGGCCTGGACATTGAGCTGACCTCTCTTCTATCCGGAGACGCCTCCGGGGTAAAAGACGTCCACCTCTTTTTAAGCAGAAAAAAAAACCGGGCCCTGATCCAGGAAACCGACCTTTTTGCAGGATATGATTATGAACCCCTGGCCGAGGGAAAACCGGGCAAAAACATGGAGCCGTTTATCATCCACGCCCCGTTTGATATCAACCGGACCTATACCCATGAGGGGGAAGAAAACATTTATGTTCTAGGCGGTAAGCTTGAATTTCATTACGGAGATGATGTTCATATTCTCAATGCCGGGGACAACATCTACTTTGACTCCATTGTACCCCATGTGGGCAAGAGCCTTGGCCGTTCAAAGGCAAAACTTATGGTGGTCATCTATTTTTACAAAAGAAACAGGCAGGGCTATTGA
- a CDS encoding TRAP transporter large permease subunit: MDAFMTPEIMVSLMFGTLFVGIFLGFPTAFVLGGVAMLFGFVDMGPDIFGLFITRLFGLMKNYTLLAVPLFLFMGVFMEKSGVAQRLFQAMHLLWGGMRGGLGISTIAICALFAAATGVVGASEVTIGLMALPAMFSKNYDKSLACGSVCAGGTLGILIPPSIMIILYGPIARISVGKLFLGTLVPGILLAVLYMLYIAIRCYFRPQDGPPMPKEERNVPVSKKLWLLATSVLPPAMLIFAVLGSIFFGIAAVTEAAAVGVVASIILAACYRQLTYATLKEACIQTLTITSMILMIAIGAAFFSSVFVALGGDDVISSLFLNLPFGKWGILITIMLLLVVVGMFIDWMGIVFIIVPLISPIGLELGFDPIWFAVMVMVNLQISFLTPPFAYSIFYLKGITPPEVKTTDIYKGVLPFVGLQILALLLCAAFPFLITWLPAHLIN, encoded by the coding sequence ATGGATGCATTCATGACACCTGAAATTATGGTTTCTTTGATGTTCGGCACATTGTTTGTCGGCATATTTTTAGGGTTTCCCACCGCCTTTGTTCTGGGTGGGGTGGCCATGCTCTTCGGCTTTGTGGATATGGGGCCCGATATTTTCGGGCTGTTTATCACACGCCTTTTCGGATTGATGAAAAACTATACACTCCTGGCCGTGCCCCTGTTTTTATTCATGGGGGTGTTTATGGAAAAGTCCGGGGTGGCCCAGCGGCTGTTCCAGGCCATGCACCTGTTGTGGGGAGGCATGCGCGGCGGCCTTGGTATCAGCACCATTGCCATCTGTGCGCTGTTCGCCGCCGCCACAGGCGTGGTCGGCGCTTCGGAAGTCACCATCGGGCTGATGGCCCTGCCGGCCATGTTTTCTAAAAACTATGATAAATCCCTGGCCTGCGGCAGTGTGTGTGCCGGTGGCACATTGGGTATTTTGATCCCGCCCAGTATCATGATTATCCTCTACGGCCCCATTGCGCGCATCTCCGTGGGCAAATTGTTTCTGGGAACACTGGTGCCGGGCATCCTGCTGGCTGTGCTCTACATGCTTTACATCGCCATCAGATGTTACTTCAGGCCCCAGGACGGGCCGCCCATGCCCAAAGAAGAGCGCAACGTGCCGGTCTCCAAGAAGCTGTGGCTGCTGGCCACATCTGTGCTGCCGCCGGCCATGCTCATCTTTGCCGTTCTCGGATCGATATTTTTCGGCATTGCCGCGGTTACCGAAGCCGCTGCCGTGGGTGTGGTGGCAAGTATTATCCTTGCGGCCTGTTACAGGCAGCTGACCTATGCTACATTAAAAGAGGCGTGTATCCAGACATTGACCATCACCTCCATGATCCTGATGATCGCCATTGGTGCGGCATTTTTCTCATCTGTCTTTGTGGCATTGGGGGGCGATGATGTGATCTCCAGTCTGTTTTTGAACCTGCCCTTCGGCAAATGGGGTATTCTGATCACCATCATGCTGCTGCTGGTGGTGGTGGGCATGTTCATCGACTGGATGGGTATTGTGTTCATTATTGTGCCGCTGATCTCTCCCATCGGCCTGGAACTTGGGTTTGACCCCATCTGGTTTGCCGTCATGGTGATGGTGAACCTGCAGATCTCCTTTTTGACACCGCCCTTTGCCTATTCCATTTTCTATCTGAAAGGGATCACCCCCCCGGAGGTAAAAACAACGGATATTTACAAAGGCGTGCTGCCCTTTGTGGGGCTTCAGATTCTTGCCTTGCTTTTGTGCGCGGCATTTCCCTTTTTGATCACCTGGCTGCCTGCCCATCTGATTAATTAG
- a CDS encoding TRAP transporter small permease gives MQQIFKFIDRVENFTLVWTILALAFIGFVQVITRYVFNFSFPWFEELGRYLGVFIAFLGAAIGVKTGSHFTMDLLVTMLPSSIKWLVNLFSHILSAGFFFMVALYSWKIISRMYGYETTSPAMGMPMYMAYLPIPVFSVVIGTRFCIKGTGFIKAAFSGHDAAQASAAGTGEVK, from the coding sequence TTGCAGCAGATTTTCAAATTCATTGACCGGGTGGAAAACTTTACCCTGGTCTGGACCATTTTAGCCCTGGCTTTCATCGGATTCGTCCAGGTCATTACCCGGTATGTTTTCAACTTCAGTTTTCCCTGGTTCGAGGAACTCGGGCGATATCTGGGTGTATTCATAGCCTTTCTCGGGGCCGCCATCGGGGTTAAAACCGGTTCCCACTTCACCATGGATCTTCTGGTCACAATGCTGCCGTCATCCATCAAGTGGCTGGTAAACCTGTTTTCCCATATTTTAAGCGCGGGATTCTTTTTTATGGTGGCCCTCTACTCCTGGAAGATCATCTCCCGGATGTACGGGTATGAAACCACCTCCCCTGCCATGGGGATGCCCATGTATATGGCCTATCTGCCAATCCCCGTGTTTTCAGTGGTGATCGGCACCCGGTTCTGCATAAAGGGCACTGGATTTATCAAAGCGGCATTCAGCGGCCATGACGCGGCCCAGGCCAGTGCGGCAGGTACCGGGGAGGTGAAATAA
- a CDS encoding TRAP transporter small permease subunit → MFFKIIDTISETTGRLISCLVIILTLILSYEIVARYVFGAPTKWVFDTSYMIGGTFFLMGEAFTLKHKQHVRIDILYGRFSKRTQAGIDVFFYLLLFFPLWIGILYALFPYVAFSWQMGEKSMQGYWQPIIYPFKTVMPIGVGLFLLQGLAEFCRSLLILIKGEDASGQVGEA, encoded by the coding sequence ATGTTTTTTAAAATCATAGATACCATCAGTGAAACCACAGGCCGGTTAATCTCCTGTCTGGTCATTATACTGACCCTGATTTTAAGTTATGAAATCGTGGCCCGTTATGTGTTCGGCGCCCCCACCAAATGGGTGTTTGATACCAGCTATATGATCGGCGGCACCTTCTTTCTCATGGGTGAGGCGTTTACCCTCAAACACAAACAGCATGTGCGCATTGACATCCTCTACGGCCGGTTTTCCAAGAGAACCCAGGCGGGCATTGATGTCTTTTTCTATCTATTGCTGTTTTTTCCTTTGTGGATCGGCATTTTGTACGCGCTGTTTCCCTACGTGGCCTTTTCCTGGCAGATGGGTGAAAAATCCATGCAGGGATACTGGCAGCCGATAATCTACCCGTTTAAAACGGTGATGCCCATCGGCGTGGGGCTGTTTTTGCTCCAGGGTCTTGCGGAATTTTGCCGCAGCCTTTTGATTCTCATCAAGGGGGAAGATGCCTCCGGTCAAGTAGGGGAGGCATAA
- a CDS encoding transposase codes for MNAISKDGWIPGAKVTFKSTRKTGDYHGQMNQTMFTKWFEEKLLPNIPAHSLIIMDNTAYHNVLSPVSAPTPSCKKERIRSWLEKNNFPMKEDCLKAELVDVLTKVGPQPTYMLDEIANKKGHEILRTPPYHPELQPIETCWGILKNEIARNCDFTMDNLIKQLESAFGKINNKTCAGLIRKTREVEDAFWRDDAALDEQN; via the coding sequence ATGAATGCAATTTCTAAAGATGGCTGGATTCCCGGTGCCAAGGTGACTTTCAAAAGCACTCGAAAAACGGGAGACTACCATGGGCAGATGAATCAAACGATGTTTACCAAATGGTTTGAAGAAAAATTACTCCCAAACATCCCTGCCCATTCGCTGATAATTATGGATAATACTGCTTATCATAACGTTTTGTCTCCAGTATCTGCACCAACTCCTTCATGCAAGAAAGAGAGGATTAGATCTTGGCTGGAGAAGAATAATTTTCCAATGAAAGAAGATTGTTTGAAGGCTGAGCTGGTTGATGTTTTAACAAAAGTTGGACCGCAGCCGACATATATGTTGGATGAAATTGCCAATAAAAAGGGGCATGAAATTTTACGGACACCACCATATCATCCAGAATTGCAGCCAATAGAAACATGTTGGGGGATTCTTAAAAATGAAATTGCCCGCAATTGTGATTTTACAATGGACAATTTAATCAAGCAGCTTGAAAGTGCATTTGGCAAGATCAATAACAAAACCTGCGCCGGGCTAATAAGAAAAACTCGTGAAGTTGAAGACGCCTTTTGGAGGGATGATGCCGCTCTTGATGAACAAAACTGA
- a CDS encoding TRAP transporter large permease subunit, translating into MILFICVSFFGLLFLGMPIAVILGVTTLGCLVFFTSTPLHIITQQLFNALDNFVLLAIPFFILAGSIMTRGSIAKKLIAFVNSLVGWFPGGLAMAGVLACIFFAAISGSSPATVVAIGSIMIPALVKAGYDEKFSLGLITVSGSLGIVIPPSIPMILYCLVMNVSVSKIFMAGIIPGLLTGAALMTYTFFMAKKNNWRITVKASVSEVLRTAKEGIWALILPVIVLGGIYSGVFTPTEAAAVSVVYALCVELFVYKEFNFFQITEVCKEGAVLSACLLFILSCAMTFIWLLTAEQIPQQLADIIIQHIHSPWMFLLTVNILFLILGCFMDDVSAMLILAPIFLETLNRYSIDLIHFGVVMVLNIQMGMLTPPFGLNLFVASGITKQPLVKIARAVAPFLVIMLTCLMLVTYIPWLSLALPNWLMN; encoded by the coding sequence ATGATTCTGTTCATCTGCGTCTCTTTTTTCGGTCTGCTATTTTTAGGGATGCCCATTGCCGTCATTCTCGGGGTGACCACCCTGGGCTGCCTGGTATTTTTCACCTCAACCCCGCTGCACATCATCACCCAGCAGTTGTTTAACGCCCTGGATAATTTTGTGCTTCTGGCCATTCCCTTTTTTATTCTGGCAGGATCGATCATGACCCGGGGCAGTATTGCCAAAAAGCTGATCGCTTTTGTCAATTCCCTTGTGGGATGGTTTCCCGGCGGCCTTGCCATGGCCGGGGTATTGGCCTGCATCTTTTTCGCCGCCATTTCAGGGTCGTCTCCCGCCACGGTGGTGGCCATCGGTTCGATCATGATCCCGGCCCTGGTCAAGGCCGGGTACGATGAAAAATTCTCCCTTGGGCTGATTACAGTGTCGGGGTCCCTGGGCATTGTGATCCCGCCTTCAATACCCATGATCCTCTACTGCCTGGTCATGAATGTCTCTGTGTCCAAAATCTTTATGGCCGGTATCATCCCGGGCCTTCTCACGGGCGCAGCCCTGATGACCTACACCTTTTTTATGGCCAAAAAGAACAATTGGCGGATCACGGTCAAGGCATCCGTGTCAGAAGTGCTGCGCACGGCCAAAGAAGGTATCTGGGCGTTAATCCTGCCGGTCATTGTGTTAGGCGGCATCTATTCAGGCGTGTTTACGCCCACCGAAGCTGCGGCCGTCTCCGTGGTGTATGCCCTGTGCGTCGAACTTTTTGTGTACAAGGAATTTAATTTTTTTCAAATCACCGAGGTCTGCAAAGAAGGAGCGGTACTTTCAGCCTGCCTGCTCTTTATTCTCTCCTGCGCCATGACCTTTATCTGGCTGCTCACAGCAGAACAAATTCCCCAGCAGCTGGCAGATATTATTATCCAGCATATTCACAGCCCCTGGATGTTTCTGCTCACCGTAAACATTCTCTTTCTCATTCTGGGCTGTTTTATGGACGATGTGTCGGCCATGCTGATTCTGGCACCCATATTTCTTGAAACCCTTAACCGGTACAGCATTGATCTGATTCATTTTGGTGTTGTCATGGTACTCAACATCCAGATGGGCATGCTCACCCCGCCTTTCGGGCTGAACCTGTTTGTGGCATCGGGCATCACCAAACAGCCGCTGGTAAAAATTGCCCGGGCCGTGGCCCCGTTCCTGGTCATCATGCTCACCTGCCTGATGCTGGTCACTTATATTCCCTGGCTGTCTCTGGCGCTGCCCAACTGGCTGATGAACTAG
- a CDS encoding (Fe-S)-binding protein, producing MAHATLFIQCIVDGMYPEVGEAMVRLFQRLGITMDYPENQTCCGQPSFNSGYRKEAAKAAKHYIETFEKSGTIVCPSGSCVSMIRNHYPELFEDEPGWRERAERVGKRTFELTEYLVDVLGIKDTGAYFNGKVTYHDSCHLNRHLGVSSQPRELINRVNGLTFVEMKDSDKCCGFGGAFSTKYPDISTAMVKEKVQNILDSGADTVVGCDMGCLMNIQGYINRHNYPVKVKHIAQILAGEKGDAA from the coding sequence ATGGCACATGCAACTTTATTTATCCAGTGCATTGTGGACGGTATGTATCCGGAAGTGGGGGAAGCCATGGTCCGGCTGTTTCAGCGCCTGGGCATCACCATGGATTACCCGGAAAACCAGACCTGCTGCGGCCAGCCTTCGTTTAACTCCGGATACCGCAAAGAAGCGGCCAAGGCTGCCAAGCACTATATCGAAACCTTTGAAAAATCGGGCACCATTGTCTGCCCTTCAGGGTCTTGTGTCTCCATGATTCGCAACCACTATCCCGAATTGTTCGAAGACGAACCCGGGTGGCGGGAACGTGCTGAACGTGTGGGCAAAAGAACCTTTGAACTCACCGAGTACCTGGTGGATGTTCTGGGTATTAAAGACACCGGCGCCTATTTTAACGGGAAGGTGACATACCACGACTCCTGCCATCTCAATCGTCATCTCGGGGTGTCGTCCCAGCCCCGGGAGCTGATCAACCGGGTGAACGGCTTAACCTTTGTGGAGATGAAAGATTCGGATAAATGCTGCGGATTCGGCGGCGCCTTTTCAACCAAGTATCCCGATATTTCCACCGCCATGGTCAAGGAAAAGGTCCAGAATATTCTGGATTCCGGGGCCGACACCGTGGTGGGCTGCGACATGGGGTGTCTGATGAATATCCAGGGGTATATCAATCGCCATAATTATCCGGTCAAGGTAAAGCACATTGCCCAGATTCTGGCCGGGGAAAAAGGAGATGCCGCATGA
- the dctP gene encoding TRAP transporter substrate-binding protein DctP translates to MKAVKRVCVGLAIMLGISFSIPGTAPAKTIKWKMASSWPKGTMVQWAADEFARTVNAMSGGRLEIKSYAAGVLVGALEVTDSVRMGTIDVAHCSPGYQMGKLPAAPLFAYIPFGMDAVPYMTWFYDNDGMELYRELYKSYDLGFVAPCGVLPTEDLAWSNKPIKTMDDFKGLKFRTSGYWGEVLSRAGASVMMLPAGEIYEALQRNILDAGEFSIPSMDKDLSFHETAKYLLVPGIHQLSTITDITINKRSWAKLPDDLKEIIKVAAQSVTMRMLTHCINADIKALAFFKDKGVQIEYLSPEIQKELFKETDKLLDEKAANDPFFSKVLKSQRDFRAGYANYKKLMTPAYE, encoded by the coding sequence ATGAAAGCGGTAAAAAGAGTATGTGTAGGGTTGGCGATCATGCTGGGCATCAGTTTTTCCATACCCGGCACGGCACCGGCCAAGACCATTAAGTGGAAAATGGCCTCATCCTGGCCCAAAGGAACCATGGTTCAGTGGGCCGCGGACGAATTTGCAAGAACCGTCAATGCCATGAGCGGCGGGCGCCTTGAAATTAAAAGCTATGCCGCAGGCGTGCTGGTGGGCGCTTTGGAAGTCACCGACAGCGTGCGCATGGGCACCATTGACGTGGCCCACTGCTCACCCGGTTACCAGATGGGCAAACTGCCGGCGGCTCCGCTTTTTGCATATATCCCATTCGGCATGGATGCTGTGCCCTATATGACCTGGTTTTATGACAACGACGGCATGGAACTGTATAGGGAACTTTACAAATCCTATGACCTTGGGTTTGTGGCCCCCTGCGGCGTGCTGCCCACCGAAGACCTTGCCTGGTCCAACAAGCCCATTAAAACCATGGATGATTTCAAAGGGCTGAAGTTCAGAACCAGCGGCTACTGGGGAGAGGTGCTTTCCCGGGCGGGCGCCTCTGTGATGATGCTGCCGGCCGGCGAAATTTATGAAGCACTCCAGCGCAATATCCTGGATGCCGGCGAATTCAGCATTCCGTCCATGGACAAGGACCTTTCATTCCATGAAACGGCCAAATACCTCCTGGTGCCGGGCATTCACCAGCTTTCCACCATCACGGACATCACAATTAACAAACGCTCCTGGGCCAAACTGCCCGATGACCTCAAAGAGATCATCAAGGTGGCTGCCCAGTCCGTGACCATGCGCATGCTCACCCACTGCATCAATGCGGATATCAAAGCCCTGGCTTTTTTCAAAGACAAAGGTGTGCAGATCGAGTACCTAAGTCCTGAAATTCAAAAGGAACTGTTCAAAGAGACCGACAAGCTTCTGGATGAAAAAGCGGCAAACGATCCGTTCTTTTCCAAGGTGCTCAAGTCCCAGCGGGATTTCAGGGCAGGGTATGCCAACTACAAAAAATTGATGACGCCTGCCTACGAATAG
- a CDS encoding LutB/LldF family L-lactate oxidation iron-sulfur protein yields the protein MSDEILTDKYVENAAKAIQDKFLPQAMEKMQSGLAKATQKSYQNLDEGPELRLKAHEIREKTINNLDVVLAQLAAKVRENGGKVYFAKTAEEAVQYTLDVANRFDVKQVVKGKSMVTEEIGLNPALEARGIEVNETDLGEYIIQLAGEKPSHIIAPAIHKTREQVGRLFSDHLGVPYTDDPPTLTKIARKALREKFLQADMGISGCNLACAETGHMTVVSNEGNIRMATTLPKVHVAIMGMERVVPNLEDHDILFRLLSRGAAAQKLGGCVSYIGGPGGPDFPDGPQEFHLVILDNGRSRILADPKFREILCCIRCSACLNACPVYGKIGGHAYGATYCGPIGAVLTPLMVGMNKAKDLCLGETLCGACQQACSVNINLPRMLLELRYRLAYGDDDWQTKQVSPLEKSVHQAWAFLAGHPALYRAFLKVGAMGQKIFPRSRGMIRTMPGPGAGWTRDRDIKPLADTPFRERFKTLSSKKSDRG from the coding sequence ATGAGTGATGAAATTTTAACGGATAAATACGTTGAAAATGCAGCCAAGGCCATTCAAGACAAATTTTTGCCCCAGGCCATGGAAAAAATGCAGTCCGGTCTGGCCAAGGCCACCCAGAAATCCTACCAGAACCTGGACGAGGGGCCGGAACTGCGCTTAAAGGCCCATGAGATCCGGGAAAAAACCATCAACAACCTGGATGTGGTCCTTGCTCAACTGGCGGCCAAGGTTCGTGAAAACGGCGGCAAGGTCTATTTTGCCAAAACGGCTGAAGAGGCCGTGCAGTATACCCTGGATGTGGCCAACCGCTTTGATGTCAAACAGGTGGTGAAGGGCAAATCCATGGTCACCGAGGAGATCGGACTCAATCCGGCCCTGGAGGCCCGGGGGATTGAGGTCAATGAAACCGATCTGGGTGAGTATATCATTCAGCTGGCCGGAGAAAAACCCTCCCACATTATCGCCCCGGCCATTCACAAGACACGGGAACAGGTGGGCCGGCTTTTTTCGGACCATTTAGGCGTTCCCTATACGGATGATCCCCCGACACTGACTAAGATCGCCAGAAAAGCCCTGCGCGAAAAGTTTCTCCAGGCCGATATGGGTATCTCCGGATGCAACCTTGCCTGTGCGGAAACAGGCCACATGACGGTGGTCTCCAACGAGGGTAATATCCGTATGGCCACCACACTGCCCAAGGTGCATGTGGCCATCATGGGCATGGAGCGGGTGGTCCCCAACCTGGAAGACCACGATATTCTTTTCCGGCTGCTTTCCCGGGGAGCAGCAGCCCAGAAGCTTGGCGGCTGCGTCTCCTACATTGGCGGCCCGGGTGGTCCTGATTTTCCAGACGGTCCCCAGGAGTTTCATCTGGTAATCCTGGATAACGGCAGGAGCCGGATTCTGGCCGATCCCAAATTCAGGGAGATTCTGTGCTGTATTCGCTGTTCCGCCTGTTTGAACGCATGTCCCGTGTATGGTAAAATCGGCGGTCATGCCTATGGTGCCACCTATTGCGGACCCATCGGTGCCGTGCTCACCCCTTTGATGGTGGGCATGAACAAGGCAAAGGATCTGTGTCTGGGCGAGACCCTGTGCGGCGCATGTCAGCAGGCCTGTTCCGTGAATATCAATCTGCCCCGCATGCTTTTGGAACTTCGATACCGTCTGGCCTATGGCGATGACGACTGGCAGACCAAACAGGTAAGCCCATTGGAAAAATCCGTGCACCAGGCCTGGGCGTTTCTGGCAGGACACCCGGCACTGTATCGCGCCTTTTTAAAGGTCGGTGCCATGGGCCAGAAAATTTTTCCAAGATCCAGGGGCATGATCCGCACCATGCCCGGCCCCGGTGCCGGATGGACCCGGGACAGGGACATCAAGCCCCTGGCAGATACACCGTTCCGTGAGCGGTTTAAAACCCTTTCTTCAAAAAAGTCTGATAGGGGATAA
- the dctP gene encoding TRAP transporter substrate-binding protein DctP, whose amino-acid sequence MATRTNLRLRIQTAKTALVITLTVITGLFFYSPASADTVKFGHIAPQFHGLNAGAKVFADYVREKTNGKIDIKVFPMGQLGSERSMAEQVQSGTLQIASLTTAVLQNFEPQCAVLDMPFIFPNRATAYATLDDPAVRKKIFSAFPKKGFIAIGWMENDIRDFSNTKRPIRTPEDIKGLKIRVMNSPAYLDTFEQLGATAVGIPFPEMYNALQTGVIDAQENPLITAILTKVTEVTKYVTMTQHCMTACVTVISVDYWESLSQKEQEIFRQAAELAMVENRVVNARMKESLPKIGISIAEYAKQENLEVIELTDEERNRFREAMVPVWNKYRKKIGDEIFDFMLERIEANHQ is encoded by the coding sequence ATGGCAACCCGAACAAACCTTCGTCTGCGTATACAGACAGCAAAAACAGCACTTGTAATTACCTTAACCGTTATAACAGGCCTTTTTTTCTATAGTCCGGCGTCAGCCGACACAGTAAAATTCGGTCATATCGCCCCCCAGTTCCACGGGCTTAATGCAGGTGCCAAAGTGTTTGCCGACTATGTCCGGGAAAAGACCAACGGCAAAATCGACATCAAAGTATTTCCCATGGGGCAACTGGGCAGTGAACGTTCCATGGCGGAACAGGTCCAGTCCGGCACCCTTCAAATTGCTTCGTTGACCACCGCCGTACTTCAAAATTTTGAACCCCAGTGCGCCGTTCTGGATATGCCGTTCATCTTTCCCAACCGGGCCACGGCCTATGCCACCCTTGATGACCCGGCCGTCCGCAAAAAAATATTTTCTGCGTTTCCAAAAAAGGGATTCATCGCCATCGGATGGATGGAAAATGATATCAGGGATTTTTCCAACACCAAACGACCCATCCGCACCCCGGAAGACATCAAAGGCCTTAAAATCCGGGTGATGAACTCCCCGGCTTACCTGGACACCTTTGAACAACTGGGCGCAACCGCCGTGGGCATTCCCTTTCCCGAAATGTATAACGCCCTTCAGACAGGCGTCATTGACGCCCAGGAAAACCCATTGATCACGGCCATCCTCACCAAGGTGACCGAAGTGACCAAATATGTGACCATGACCCAGCACTGCATGACCGCATGTGTCACTGTGATCAGCGTTGACTACTGGGAAAGCCTTTCTCAAAAAGAACAGGAGATTTTCAGACAGGCCGCCGAACTTGCCATGGTTGAAAACCGGGTGGTCAACGCCCGCATGAAAGAATCCCTTCCCAAGATCGGTATCTCCATTGCAGAATATGCCAAACAGGAAAACCTGGAGGTCATTGAGCTGACCGACGAAGAGCGCAACCGCTTCCGGGAAGCCATGGTGCCGGTGTGGAATAAATACCGCAAAAAAATCGGGGATGAGATTTTTGATTTTATGCTCGAACGCATTGAAGCCAACCATCAGTAA